One genomic segment of Gossypium arboreum isolate Shixiya-1 chromosome 3, ASM2569848v2, whole genome shotgun sequence includes these proteins:
- the LOC108474880 gene encoding acetate--CoA ligase CCL3-like encodes MAIRDIDDLPKKAANYTALTPLWFLERAAKVHPSRKAVVHGSHTYTWLQTYQRCCRLASALAKRSVGAGSTVAVIAPNIPATYEAHFGIPMCGAVINPVNIRLNASTIAFLLGHSQSATVIVDQEFFTLAEDSLKIMKEKSQGHFNPPLLVVVADEACDPEALRYALGQGAIEYEKFLESGDPDFAWKPPQDEWQSIALGYTSGTTASPKGVVLHHRGAYLMSLCNPLVWGMNEGAIYLWTLPMFHCNGWCFTWAIAALCGTNICLRQVTAKGVYSAIAKHGVTHFCAAPVVLNTIVNAAPEDTILPLPHVVHVMTAGAAPPPAVLFAMSRKGFRVTHTYGLSETYGPSTICAWKPEWDSLPPDTQARLNARQGVRYTTLECLDVISTKTGEPVPADGKTMGEIVMRGNVVMKGYLKNPKANEETFANGWFHSGDLGVKHQDGYIEIKDRSKDIIISGGENISSVEVENSLYLHPEVLEASVVARADERWGESPCAFVTLKPEVNKSDEQWLAEDIMKFCKSKMPAYWVPKSVVFGPLPKTATGKIQKHVLRAKAQQLGPVKLSKL; translated from the exons ATGGCGATTAGAGATATCGACGATCTTCCGAAGAAGGCAGCCAACTACACGGCGTTGACGCCGTTGTGGTTCTTGGAACGAGCCGCTAAGGTTCATCCGTCCAGAAAAGCGGTGGTCCATGGATCTCATACTTACACGTGGCTCCAAACTTACCAGCGCTGCTGTCGCTTGGCCTCAGCTCTCGCTAAACGCTCCGTCGGAGCCGGTAGCACG GTGGCTGTGATTGCACCAAATATCCCTGCAACCTATGAAGCTCATTTTGGAATTCCCATGTGTGGTGCTGTAATAAACCCTGTCAATATTCGCCTAAATGCATCCACCATTGCTTTCCTCTTGGGCCATTCCCAGTCTGCCACTGTCATTGTGGACCAAGAGTTCTTCACTTTGGCAGAGGATTCATTGAAAATCATGAAGGAGAAAAGCCAAGGCCATTTCAACCCTCCACTTCTGGTTGTCGTCGCCGATGAAGCCTGCGATCCCGAAGCACTTCGATATGCTTTGGGACAAGGAGCCATTGAGTACGAAAAGTTCTTAGAAAGTGGTGACCCTGACTTTGCTTGGAAACCTCCCCAGGATGAGTGGCAAAGTATAGCTTTGGGTTATACTTCGGGCACAACAGCCAGCCCTAAAGGAGTAGTTTTACATCACCGAGGGGCGTATTTAATGTCCTTGTGTAATCCTCTTGTATGGGGGATGAATGAAGGAGCTATATACTTGTGGACTCTTCCCATGTTCCATTGCAATGGTTGGTGTTTCACTTGGGCAATTGCGGCTCTTTGTGGAACAAATATATGTCTTCGACAG GTAACAGCAAAGGGGGTCTACTCGGCCATCGCAAAGCATGGGGTGACTCACTTCTGTGCTGCACCTGTGGTGCTCAATACCATAGTTAATGCCGCACCAGAGGACACAATTCTGCCCCTCCCCCATGTTGTTCACGTAATGACAGCCGGTGCTGCTCCGCCTCCCGCTGTTCTCTTTGCAATGTCTCGAAAAGGCTTCCGAGTCACCCACACTTATGGTCTCTCAGAAACCTATGGTCCTTCTACAATTTGTGCCTGGAAGCCTGAATGGGACTCACTACCACCCGATACCCAAGCTCGTCTAAATGCACGTCAAGGTGTTCGATACACTACTTTAGAATGCCTAGATGTGATCAGTACCAAAACCGGTGAACCTGTCCCTGCCGATGGAAAAACCATGGGAGAAATAGTGATGCGTGGCAATGTCGTGATGAAGGGCTACTTAAAGAACCCGAAAGCAAACGAGGAGACATTTGCAAACGGCTGGTTCCACTCTGGGGATCTTGGTGTGAAGCATCAAGATGGGTACATTGAAATAAAAGATAGGTCAAAGGACATCATCATATCTGGAGGCGAAAACATCAGTAGCGTTGAGGTTGAAAATAGTCTATACTTGCACCCTGAAGTGTTGGAGGCATCAGTGGTAGCTAGGGCAGATGAACGGTGGGGAGAATCGCCCTGCGCTTTCGTGACATTGAAGCCGGAGGTCAACAAATCGGATGAACAGTGGTTAGCAGAGGACATAATGAAGTTCTGCAAGTCCAAGATGCCTGCTTACTGGGTTCCTAAATCAGTGGTGTTTGGTCCACTGCCAAAAACAGCTACAGGGAAGATTCAGAAGCATGTGCTAAGAGCCAAGGCACAACAGCTGGGACCTGTCAAGCTGAGTAAGTTATAA